The Pseudomonas eucalypticola genome has a window encoding:
- the accC gene encoding acetyl-CoA carboxylase biotin carboxylase subunit, giving the protein MSQPAKLEKVLIANRGEIALRILRACKELGIKTVAVYSKADKELMHLGLADESVCIGPAPAAQSYLHIPAIIAAAEVTGATAIHPGYGFLAENADFAEQVEKSGFAFIGPKADTIRLMGDKVSAKHAMIEAGVPTVPGSDGPLPEDEEEALRIGREVGYPVIIKAAGGGGGRGMRVVHKEEDLIASAKLTRTEAGAAFGNPMVYLEKFLTNPRHVEVQVLSDGQGHAIHLGDRDCSLQRRHQKVLEEAPAPGIDEEARQMVFARCVKACIDIGYRGAGTFEFLYENGAFYFIEMNTRVQVEHPVSEMVTGIDILKEMLSIAAGNPLSYTQDDVVIRGHSLECRINAEDPKSFIPSPGTVKHFHAPGGNGVRVDSHLYSGYAVPPNYDSLIGKLITYGKDRDEAMARMRNALDEIVVDGIKTNIPLHRDLTRDEGFCKGGVNIHYLEHKLAAQK; this is encoded by the coding sequence ATGTCCCAACCTGCGAAATTGGAAAAAGTCCTGATTGCCAACCGCGGCGAAATCGCCCTGCGGATCCTGCGTGCCTGCAAGGAACTGGGCATCAAGACTGTCGCCGTCTACTCCAAGGCCGACAAGGAGCTGATGCACCTGGGCCTGGCAGACGAATCCGTTTGCATCGGTCCGGCACCGGCTGCGCAATCCTACCTGCACATTCCGGCGATCATCGCAGCTGCCGAAGTGACTGGCGCTACCGCCATTCACCCTGGCTACGGCTTCCTGGCTGAAAACGCCGACTTCGCCGAACAGGTCGAGAAATCCGGCTTCGCCTTCATCGGCCCGAAAGCCGACACCATTCGCCTGATGGGCGACAAGGTATCGGCCAAGCACGCCATGATCGAAGCCGGCGTGCCGACCGTTCCCGGGTCCGACGGCCCGCTGCCCGAAGACGAGGAAGAAGCCCTGCGCATCGGCCGTGAAGTCGGCTACCCGGTGATCATCAAGGCCGCCGGTGGCGGTGGTGGTCGCGGCATGCGCGTGGTGCACAAGGAAGAAGACCTGATCGCTTCGGCCAAGCTGACCCGTACCGAAGCCGGTGCTGCGTTCGGCAACCCGATGGTCTACCTGGAGAAGTTCCTGACCAACCCACGCCACGTGGAAGTGCAGGTACTGTCCGACGGCCAGGGCCACGCCATCCACCTGGGCGACCGTGACTGCTCCCTGCAGCGCCGTCACCAGAAGGTACTGGAAGAAGCCCCGGCACCGGGTATCGACGAAGAAGCCCGGCAGATGGTCTTCGCCCGCTGCGTCAAGGCGTGCATCGACATCGGCTACCGCGGTGCTGGCACCTTCGAGTTCCTGTATGAAAACGGCGCGTTCTATTTCATCGAAATGAACACCCGCGTACAGGTAGAGCACCCGGTATCGGAAATGGTCACCGGCATCGACATCCTCAAGGAGATGTTGAGCATTGCTGCGGGCAACCCGTTGTCGTACACCCAGGACGACGTGGTCATCCGCGGCCACTCGCTGGAATGCCGCATCAACGCCGAAGACCCGAAGAGCTTCATCCCGAGCCCAGGCACGGTCAAGCACTTCCACGCACCGGGCGGCAACGGCGTTCGCGTCGATTCGCACCTGTACAGTGGCTATGCCGTTCCGCCGAACTACGATTCGCTGATCGGCAAGCTGATCACCTACGGCAAGGACCGCGACGAAGCCATGGCGCGCATGCGCAATG
- the accB gene encoding acetyl-CoA carboxylase biotin carboxyl carrier protein, with amino-acid sequence MDIRKVKKLIELLEESGIDELEIREGEESVRISRHSKTPAQQYYAPAPVAAPAAAPAAAPAAAAADAPAAAPKLNGTVARSPMVGTFYRKASPASPAFVEVGQTVKKGDTLCIVEAMKMMNHIEAETSGVIESILVEDGQPVEFDQPLFTIV; translated from the coding sequence ATGGATATTCGCAAAGTAAAGAAACTGATCGAGCTGCTGGAAGAGTCCGGTATCGACGAGCTGGAAATTCGTGAAGGCGAAGAGTCCGTACGGATCAGCCGCCACAGCAAGACCCCGGCCCAGCAGTACTACGCTCCAGCCCCGGTTGCCGCCCCTGCCGCCGCCCCGGCTGCAGCACCAGCCGCCGCCGCTGCGGACGCCCCGGCCGCCGCACCGAAACTGAACGGCACCGTGGCGCGCTCGCCAATGGTCGGGACCTTCTACCGCAAGGCTTCGCCTGCCTCGCCAGCCTTCGTTGAAGTCGGCCAGACCGTGAAGAAAGGCGACACCCTGTGCATCGTCGAAGCGATGAAGATGATGAACCACATCGAAGCTGAAACCAGCGGTGTGATCGAATCGATCCTCGTGGAAGACGGCCAGCCGGTTGAATTCGACCAGCCGCTGTTCACCATCGTTTGA